One segment of Acidovorax sp. DW039 DNA contains the following:
- a CDS encoding EamA family transporter: protein MAGSTEGSITPLVVVLWTMNMLVDTGGQLAFKAAAMTDPQAGSGLSRWIWMAQRPWLWIGVGCYIAEFLVWLAFLSLVPLSDGVLLGSINIVAVMVAGRFLFHEKLSRMRVLGILLVSAGVAVVGMKA, encoded by the coding sequence ATGGCAGGTAGCACGGAGGGCAGCATCACACCGCTGGTTGTGGTGTTGTGGACGATGAACATGCTGGTGGACACAGGAGGACAGCTGGCCTTCAAGGCTGCAGCGATGACCGATCCACAGGCAGGGAGTGGACTCTCCCGCTGGATCTGGATGGCACAGCGGCCCTGGCTGTGGATCGGAGTGGGCTGCTACATCGCAGAGTTTCTGGTGTGGCTGGCCTTCCTGTCCTTGGTACCTTTGTCTGACGGCGTGCTGTTAGGCTCCATCAACATCGTGGCAGTGATGGTGGCAGGCCGCTTTCTGTTTCACGAGAAGCTTTCGCGCATGCGTGTACTGGGCATTCTGCTGGTCTCTGCAGGGGTAGCTGTCGTGGGCATGAAAGCATGA
- a CDS encoding MtnX-like HAD-IB family phosphatase yields the protein MNKQINLSLRSPAVPPRSDIGWMVQSDFDGTISKVDVTDSLLQKFGLPGWQALEDAWERGEIGSRECMQGQVALLNMDRDELHAHLDTIELDPHFSHFIAVADERGIPVQVVSDGIDYAIRYILQRHGLGHLPVIANRLVQTGTRNWQLQSPWASAACARASGNCKCERLAEQQLTHGKVLYIGDGSSDFCVSAKADYVLAKDKLVDHCVRHGIAHSTFSNFSEALAMLPQGMELAA from the coding sequence ATGAATAAACAGATCAACCTGAGCCTGCGCTCGCCAGCAGTGCCCCCCCGATCAGACATCGGCTGGATGGTGCAGAGCGATTTTGACGGAACTATCAGCAAGGTGGATGTCACTGACTCCCTTCTTCAGAAATTCGGCCTGCCTGGCTGGCAAGCCCTGGAAGACGCATGGGAGCGAGGAGAGATTGGTTCACGCGAATGCATGCAGGGCCAGGTAGCCCTGCTCAACATGGATCGCGATGAACTCCACGCCCACCTCGACACCATCGAGCTGGACCCGCATTTCAGCCACTTCATAGCCGTAGCCGACGAACGCGGTATTCCTGTGCAAGTGGTCAGCGACGGGATTGACTATGCCATCCGCTACATATTGCAGCGGCATGGCCTGGGCCATCTCCCGGTGATTGCCAACAGGCTGGTGCAAACGGGGACTCGCAACTGGCAGCTCCAGTCTCCCTGGGCCAGCGCAGCGTGTGCACGCGCCAGTGGAAATTGCAAATGCGAACGTCTGGCAGAACAGCAACTGACCCACGGGAAGGTGCTCTACATCGGCGACGGAAGCTCCGATTTCTGTGTGTCTGCCAAAGCAGACTATGTGCTGGCCAAAGACAAGTTGGTAGACCATTGCGTACGCCACGGAATCGCTCATTCGACGTTCTCGAATTTCTCTGAGGCACTGGCAATGCTGCCCCAGGGCATGGAGCTGGCAGCATGA
- a CDS encoding response regulator transcription factor encodes MSNSTPPSGPLVLVVEDEPGISSVLTAYLEHAGFRARQCADGVEAMRLFRQLRPEMVLLDIHIPGMDGLDVLRAIREDGQTPVIMVTALADDIDKLLGLRLGADDYVVKPFSPPEVVARVRAVLRRSQPQPDAKATAKIRVGRIEIDPQAHVALAYMEDGRALPLPLTLTEFRLLSCLAAQPRRCFSRSYLIENCLPESDALDRVIDSHLSKLRRKLQQAGQGDLIETVRGVGYRLWPGEYNEAS; translated from the coding sequence ATGAGCAATTCCACCCCACCGTCCGGTCCTCTGGTTCTTGTTGTTGAGGATGAGCCGGGCATATCCAGTGTCCTTACCGCGTATCTGGAGCACGCTGGATTTCGGGCGCGGCAATGCGCAGATGGTGTAGAGGCCATGCGGCTTTTCCGGCAGCTTCGCCCGGAGATGGTTTTGCTGGACATCCATATTCCAGGAATGGATGGATTGGACGTTTTGCGTGCCATCCGCGAAGACGGGCAGACACCGGTGATCATGGTGACTGCACTGGCAGACGATATTGACAAGCTGCTGGGCTTGCGTCTCGGCGCGGATGACTATGTGGTCAAGCCCTTCAGTCCCCCCGAAGTGGTCGCGCGGGTGCGCGCCGTGCTGCGTCGCTCGCAGCCGCAGCCGGACGCGAAGGCTACCGCGAAGATTCGCGTTGGGCGCATTGAAATTGATCCGCAGGCTCATGTGGCACTGGCCTACATGGAGGATGGGCGTGCTTTGCCGCTGCCACTGACCCTGACGGAGTTCCGCCTTCTGTCCTGCCTTGCCGCGCAGCCACGGCGGTGTTTTTCTCGCAGCTATCTGATCGAAAACTGCCTCCCGGAAAGTGATGCGCTGGACCGCGTGATTGACTCCCACTTGTCCAAGTTGCGCCGCAAGCTTCAGCAGGCGGGGCAGGGTGATCTGATCGAGACCGTACGAGGGGTGGGGTATCGCCTGTGGCCCGGCGAGTACAACGAGGCGAGCTGA
- a CDS encoding ATP-binding protein yields MKPLRSSFLGRIWVRFGLHIAGTLLVTMALLTGSVMVFSEIQQRDFHRSLPAEVRAELEELEARGEEEGPRAMAIYAEYWRGDVWFSEKWSLALGLLICLPIGLGVGFFVSRVISLPLASMAEAATKVAAGDFTMRAQPMHNKGEMAEMVHHFNQMIDALEKTARERKATTASISHELRTPLAVLQARLHAICDGVIQVDAAESRLLLDQVEHLGRLVADLQTLSMAEAGYLSLQLEPLDLVEMVREDMASYANRLEQHHMALELALPSAPHFAVIKADRGRMRQILFNLLENALRHAKQGRWLGVEVLLDTAVNEVVLSVSDAGPGMSAALLAEPFQRFPHAPGHSGEGLGLGLSIVRALTERQGGSVQVRNREEGGTCFTLRFPAAEIVRA; encoded by the coding sequence ATGAAGCCTCTCCGTTCATCGTTTCTCGGGCGCATATGGGTTCGCTTTGGACTGCATATAGCAGGAACCTTGCTGGTCACCATGGCCTTGCTGACAGGCAGCGTCATGGTGTTTTCAGAGATTCAGCAGAGAGACTTTCATCGCAGCCTTCCTGCTGAGGTGAGAGCGGAACTGGAAGAGTTGGAGGCCAGGGGCGAGGAAGAAGGGCCCCGGGCCATGGCCATTTACGCCGAGTACTGGAGAGGTGACGTCTGGTTCAGTGAAAAGTGGTCGCTGGCGCTTGGTTTGTTGATCTGCCTGCCGATCGGGCTTGGCGTCGGTTTCTTCGTATCTCGGGTGATTTCCCTGCCCCTGGCATCCATGGCCGAGGCGGCCACCAAGGTGGCTGCCGGAGACTTCACCATGCGGGCACAGCCAATGCACAACAAGGGCGAGATGGCGGAGATGGTTCACCATTTCAACCAGATGATTGATGCGCTGGAGAAAACTGCGCGTGAGCGTAAGGCGACCACCGCTTCCATCTCTCATGAGTTGCGAACTCCTTTGGCAGTACTGCAGGCGCGTCTGCACGCCATTTGCGACGGCGTCATTCAGGTGGATGCGGCAGAGTCTCGGTTGCTTCTGGACCAAGTCGAGCATCTTGGACGGCTGGTTGCAGACCTGCAGACACTGTCCATGGCCGAGGCAGGATATCTGTCCCTGCAGCTGGAACCTCTGGACCTGGTTGAAATGGTGCGCGAGGACATGGCAAGTTACGCCAATCGGCTTGAGCAGCATCACATGGCGCTTGAGCTTGCATTGCCTTCCGCACCTCATTTTGCTGTGATTAAGGCGGATCGTGGTCGCATGCGGCAGATCCTTTTCAATCTGCTGGAGAACGCGCTGCGCCATGCCAAACAGGGCCGCTGGTTGGGGGTGGAGGTCTTGCTCGACACCGCGGTCAACGAGGTGGTGCTAAGTGTGAGTGATGCCGGCCCTGGCATGTCTGCGGCCTTGTTGGCAGAGCCATTTCAGCGTTTCCCGCATGCTCCCGGACATTCAGGGGAAGGCCTCGGGTTGGGCCTTTCCATTGTTCGGGCGTTGACCGAGCGACAGGGTGGATCGGTTCAAGTGCGAAACAGGGAAGAGGGCGGCACCTGTTTCACGCTTCGGTTTCCTGCGGCAGAGATCGTACGCGCCTAG
- a CDS encoding ABC transporter permease → MIPLARKTLIYEWRRFVPAVFAVGFSGLLLVVQAALVLGIFGSAAVYVRASSADLWAGYPGTQSVNFGRSINPDVEMRLRMDPSVSAVEPYLWVDGDWRSAKAGAGGVSVYLSGIRTAADGMLFARILAAWHRNALREPGAVIVDNADLDTLGVEVGQSAWINNQRVRVVAAVDGLRGLGGINVLSSLDTAREIGGNDPASGSTYLVARTSENAEATQARLTQSHHVGFGPFEVWTAEQFARRSQLYWMFDTGAGVAVLFMAIVVCMVGTVVTSQSLMGVVAGTAKEYAVLNALGASRGALARLVIEQACWIGGLGLVLASVASAVLLGVAVAYGVPVAMNAPVAGGCAVLIGLVALLSGVFAIRALLRADPALLLR, encoded by the coding sequence ATGATTCCACTCGCACGCAAGACGCTGATTTATGAATGGCGCCGCTTTGTGCCAGCGGTGTTTGCGGTAGGTTTTTCCGGATTGCTGCTGGTAGTGCAAGCCGCGCTGGTATTGGGAATTTTTGGCAGCGCTGCCGTTTATGTGAGGGCATCCAGTGCTGACCTGTGGGCAGGTTACCCAGGCACACAGAGCGTGAACTTCGGAAGATCCATCAATCCGGATGTGGAGATGCGCTTGCGCATGGACCCTTCCGTGTCGGCTGTAGAGCCCTATTTGTGGGTGGACGGAGACTGGCGAAGTGCCAAGGCTGGCGCAGGCGGAGTATCCGTCTACCTTTCCGGCATCCGTACAGCAGCGGACGGAATGCTCTTTGCGCGAATTCTGGCTGCATGGCACCGCAATGCCCTGCGTGAGCCCGGCGCGGTTATCGTGGACAACGCAGATCTGGACACGCTGGGTGTAGAGGTCGGTCAGTCTGCATGGATCAACAACCAGCGCGTGCGAGTCGTTGCAGCCGTCGATGGCCTGCGCGGTCTCGGCGGAATCAATGTGCTCAGTTCGTTAGACACCGCCCGCGAGATCGGCGGCAACGATCCAGCTAGTGGTAGCACCTACCTGGTCGCTCGCACTTCAGAAAATGCCGAGGCAACCCAGGCACGCCTGACCCAAAGCCATCATGTCGGCTTTGGTCCCTTCGAGGTGTGGACTGCAGAGCAGTTTGCCCGGAGATCACAGCTTTATTGGATGTTTGACACCGGGGCCGGGGTGGCGGTGCTGTTCATGGCCATCGTCGTCTGCATGGTAGGTACGGTGGTGACCAGCCAGTCGCTGATGGGAGTGGTCGCGGGCACAGCCAAGGAATACGCCGTACTCAATGCACTTGGGGCCAGCCGCGGTGCTCTGGCGCGCCTGGTGATTGAGCAAGCGTGCTGGATTGGCGGTCTGGGTCTGGTCCTGGCATCGGTCGCCAGCGCCGTATTGCTCGGCGTTGCCGTGGCCTACGGAGTGCCAGTGGCGATGAATGCACCAGTGGCTGGTGGCTGCGCCGTGTTGATCGGACTCGTCGCATTGCTCTCCGGAGTATTTGCCATTCGCGCTCTCCTACGTGCAGATCCCGCGCTCCTTCTGCGATGA
- a CDS encoding efflux transporter outer membrane subunit, with protein sequence MNRIHIFTASVTLCVLAAGCAAPGTGPNDARATATVPPTWMQPVAANAPAVDLHQWWKSFNDPTLDALVQEAIHSNLDLKISLSRLREARLETGRASAQFKPAFSANARNLQDISATDTYFHASIDMVWELGLFGAAQSTRQIAEAAAAYADADVQGVRVSVIADVVRNYLDLRSAQRQQAQLEQLVDSAQRLAALTQVRLRTWQGTAEEVVQIQLQVAQLGASQAQVKLAASNAAQALAILLGRATPDPAWLEHPTHTSGLLAPFSLPQFPTDLLRTRPDVKAAEADVMRAAAAAGLARSELYPRITLAGSFLYSYNITRNFRTKTNNAPAVGPIVDIPLFDWGRRLTQVDIKEEALNASLISYQRSVNQGVAETEGALAAMAAQQARAQALDQALSLVRQRTQATQKQRRLGLASEYEVLARQRAEWQAQQELEAAHHAHALAFVALYKALGGAPLPEQDVAAQTSASAHAKVDQ encoded by the coding sequence GTGAACCGCATCCATATTTTTACGGCCTCTGTCACCCTCTGCGTCTTGGCGGCAGGGTGTGCGGCTCCAGGCACAGGCCCCAACGATGCGCGTGCCACTGCCACTGTGCCACCCACCTGGATGCAGCCTGTGGCGGCCAACGCTCCTGCTGTGGATCTCCACCAATGGTGGAAGAGTTTTAACGACCCCACTCTTGACGCCCTGGTTCAAGAGGCAATACACAGCAACCTCGACCTCAAGATCAGCTTGAGCCGCCTTCGCGAAGCGAGACTGGAAACCGGCCGAGCCTCCGCACAGTTCAAGCCAGCCTTTAGTGCAAACGCGCGCAATCTGCAGGACATCTCGGCAACCGATACCTACTTCCACGCCAGCATCGACATGGTGTGGGAACTGGGTCTGTTTGGTGCTGCACAAAGCACGCGGCAAATCGCGGAAGCCGCAGCCGCTTATGCAGACGCTGACGTGCAGGGGGTGCGCGTCTCGGTGATTGCCGACGTAGTTCGCAACTACCTTGACCTGCGCTCGGCGCAACGCCAGCAGGCCCAGTTGGAGCAGCTCGTCGATTCAGCACAACGCTTGGCTGCACTCACGCAGGTGCGGTTGCGCACATGGCAAGGCACCGCAGAAGAGGTGGTTCAAATCCAGCTACAGGTCGCTCAACTGGGCGCATCCCAGGCGCAGGTAAAACTGGCTGCCAGCAATGCGGCCCAGGCTCTTGCCATTTTGCTCGGGCGCGCAACACCCGACCCGGCGTGGCTTGAACACCCAACCCATACCTCCGGCCTGCTCGCACCATTCTCACTGCCGCAATTTCCCACAGATCTTCTTCGTACCCGCCCCGACGTGAAAGCTGCCGAAGCGGACGTCATGCGTGCCGCCGCAGCAGCGGGACTTGCTCGCTCAGAACTCTATCCACGCATCACCTTGGCGGGGTCGTTCCTCTACTCCTACAACATCACGCGCAACTTCCGCACCAAGACCAACAACGCACCTGCGGTAGGTCCCATCGTGGATATCCCGCTGTTTGACTGGGGCCGACGACTGACGCAAGTAGACATCAAAGAGGAAGCGCTCAATGCCTCCTTGATCAGCTACCAGCGCAGCGTCAACCAGGGCGTGGCGGAAACAGAGGGTGCACTCGCTGCCATGGCCGCACAACAAGCCCGCGCTCAAGCTTTGGACCAAGCGCTTTCACTGGTGCGGCAGCGCACGCAAGCCACCCAGAAGCAACGACGCCTCGGCCTTGCCAGTGAGTATGAAGTGCTGGCCCGCCAGCGGGCCGAATGGCAAGCGCAGCAAGAACTGGAGGCAGCACACCACGCTCATGCGCTGGCGTTTGTTGCACTTTACAAGGCACTGGGCGGAGCCCCGCTGCCTGAGCAAGACGTAGCAGCGCAAACCTCTGCATCCGCTCATGCAAAGGTGGATCAATGA
- a CDS encoding ABC transporter ATP-binding protein gives MKSPTHPNAAVAVPPSLQALQVHKSFVSGLLKVPVLQGLTVSVYPAELTLISGPSGCGKSTLLSLLSALQSPDAGKTMALGEDLGKLRTRDLEQFRLHHTGFVFQGFNLFPALTALEQVQLPLGYLGMSAKESEKRAQRALEEVDLSHRAHMRPAELSGGEKQRVAIARAIAKQPQLLFADEPTSALDAESGQRVINILHRIARTHGTTVLCVSHDPRLVRHADRVLGMEDGAIRSDWRPSALQEETKIS, from the coding sequence ATGAAAAGCCCTACACACCCCAACGCTGCAGTGGCGGTACCGCCCAGCCTGCAAGCTCTGCAGGTGCACAAGTCTTTTGTATCTGGACTATTGAAGGTTCCTGTACTACAAGGCTTGACGGTCTCCGTTTACCCAGCAGAGCTGACCCTCATCTCAGGGCCTTCAGGATGTGGAAAGAGCACCCTGCTGTCTCTTCTGTCTGCCCTGCAAAGCCCGGATGCAGGCAAAACCATGGCGCTGGGAGAGGACCTCGGGAAGCTCCGTACGCGGGACCTGGAACAATTCAGACTTCACCACACAGGATTCGTTTTTCAGGGCTTCAACCTCTTCCCTGCACTGACAGCGCTGGAGCAGGTGCAGCTACCTCTTGGGTATCTCGGCATGAGTGCCAAGGAGAGCGAAAAGCGGGCTCAACGCGCACTCGAGGAAGTAGACCTCTCGCACCGAGCCCACATGCGCCCGGCAGAACTCTCGGGAGGTGAAAAACAGCGAGTGGCGATTGCCCGCGCCATCGCAAAGCAGCCGCAACTGCTGTTTGCCGATGAGCCCACCAGCGCGCTGGATGCTGAGAGCGGTCAGCGTGTGATCAACATCCTGCACCGCATTGCGCGTACCCATGGCACCACGGTGCTGTGCGTTAGCCACGACCCGCGACTGGTACGACACGCAGATCGCGTGCTCGGCATGGAAGACGGCGCCATCCGCAGTGACTGGCGTCCGTCCGCCCTTCAAGAAGAAACCAAGATTTCATGA
- a CDS encoding alpha/beta fold hydrolase has product MHGSGPNASTGILLIHGLTGTPNEMRLLAKGLHREGFTVLAVQLAGHCGTQEDLLASSWQDWLTSVQRGASQLQQMTGRPVVACGLSMGAVLALALAENSPQQVAGVIALSTTFQYDGWSIPLYTRLSFLLPLFKALGIGRNSVFMEQPPYGIKDVALRERVVAQMHSGDSAAAGLPGNPWWSVIEMKALSAFVREHLEKVKAPCLVIHAREDDIASIANAQAIVHGARNAPVELVLLNDCYHMITIDRERRTVLARAVRFAQSLSAKGSS; this is encoded by the coding sequence ATGCACGGCAGTGGCCCCAATGCCAGTACCGGCATCCTGCTCATCCACGGACTCACAGGTACACCCAATGAAATGCGCTTGCTCGCGAAAGGCTTGCACCGCGAGGGTTTTACCGTGCTGGCCGTGCAACTGGCAGGCCATTGCGGCACCCAGGAGGACCTGCTCGCCAGCAGCTGGCAAGACTGGCTCACCAGCGTACAGCGCGGAGCCAGCCAATTGCAGCAGATGACGGGACGACCTGTGGTGGCCTGCGGCCTGTCCATGGGAGCGGTGCTGGCCCTCGCCCTCGCCGAGAACAGCCCACAGCAGGTAGCGGGTGTCATCGCACTGTCCACCACCTTCCAATATGACGGCTGGAGCATTCCTCTGTACACCCGGTTGTCCTTCCTGCTCCCCCTTTTCAAGGCATTGGGGATTGGGCGAAACAGCGTGTTCATGGAACAGCCCCCCTACGGTATCAAGGACGTGGCTTTGCGTGAGCGCGTGGTGGCCCAGATGCACTCTGGTGACAGTGCCGCGGCGGGCCTTCCAGGCAACCCATGGTGGTCAGTGATTGAAATGAAGGCTCTTTCGGCCTTTGTGAGGGAGCACCTCGAAAAGGTGAAAGCTCCCTGTCTGGTCATACACGCGAGAGAAGACGATATCGCCTCTATTGCCAACGCCCAGGCCATTGTGCATGGCGCGCGCAATGCCCCGGTGGAGTTGGTACTTCTCAACGACTGCTATCACATGATCACCATTGACCGCGAACGCCGCACGGTGCTGGCTCGCGCGGTGCGGTTTGCACAGAGCCTCAGCGCCAAAGGGTCTTCATGA
- a CDS encoding HlyD family efflux transporter periplasmic adaptor subunit, translating into MTADMFHRLTLSSASLLTAALLLGCDAQSAQPPAGTAPAAAPKAAHGKEIAMARGKVEVQGGLLELAPAQEGIVQTLSVREGQDVQRGQLLLRLEDHTSVADIAVAESELSLAQARHQARQQRLPSLQRHAARLAEAVAEGATEPQRAEEAQQALKDAESELSISQAEIRVAQSRIAQIRAQQSKLELRAPEAGNVVRVTTHAGQRTTAQPAITLLPRRPLIVRAEVNESFAKQVQVGTTASVITDGDSTPVALPAAKVVRISPVLGNGRLHDDAQRGPVRVVECVLEFEQSPAVRVGQNVRVSFHE; encoded by the coding sequence ATGACTGCAGACATGTTCCATCGACTCACCCTCAGCAGCGCATCGCTGCTCACTGCTGCATTGCTGCTGGGTTGTGATGCCCAATCTGCTCAGCCACCTGCAGGTACGGCACCCGCGGCAGCACCCAAAGCCGCGCACGGCAAAGAAATCGCCATGGCCCGAGGAAAAGTCGAGGTGCAGGGCGGGCTACTTGAGCTTGCTCCGGCCCAGGAAGGGATTGTGCAGACGCTATCCGTGCGAGAGGGACAGGACGTACAGAGAGGGCAGCTGCTGCTTCGCCTGGAAGATCACACCTCGGTTGCCGACATCGCTGTCGCCGAGTCTGAGCTGAGCTTGGCACAGGCCAGACACCAAGCCCGCCAGCAAAGGCTGCCATCGCTGCAGCGTCATGCGGCAAGACTGGCTGAAGCCGTGGCAGAAGGAGCTACAGAGCCCCAGCGTGCGGAAGAAGCACAGCAAGCGCTCAAAGATGCCGAATCAGAACTGAGCATTTCGCAGGCGGAAATACGCGTGGCCCAAAGCCGCATCGCACAGATTCGTGCTCAACAAAGCAAGCTGGAACTGCGTGCCCCCGAGGCGGGGAACGTGGTGCGGGTCACCACACATGCGGGCCAGCGAACTACTGCACAACCTGCCATCACTCTTTTGCCGCGCCGTCCCCTCATCGTGCGAGCAGAGGTCAACGAGAGTTTTGCCAAACAGGTGCAAGTGGGGACCACGGCCTCGGTGATCACGGACGGAGACAGCACACCGGTTGCACTACCTGCGGCCAAGGTGGTTCGCATCAGCCCCGTTCTGGGCAATGGCCGCCTCCATGACGATGCGCAGCGCGGCCCTGTCCGGGTCGTGGAGTGCGTACTGGAGTTCGAACAGTCGCCAGCAGTCCGAGTGGGTCAAAACGTGAGGGTCAGTTTTCATGAATAA
- a CDS encoding DegT/DnrJ/EryC1/StrS family aminotransferase, producing the protein MGREVPPTAGLPLEIADLWPRRGQDFSSALSSFLGLPEMQLECSGTAALVIALTTLARHSPDRTEVIVPAYTCPLVALAVAHSGLQLRLCDLSPDSLDLDPTHLQRLCSSKTLAVLPTHLGGRVVGVAAVHAAARAVGAWVIEDAAQALGARIHSASVGAQSDMVFFSLAVGKGLSIYEGGALSVADPSLRKECQQTAKTLAPFKLVWELRRSFELLAYSLVYRPTMLPWVYGAPLRKALAQGDPITAAGDDFSPSIPLHRVGRWRNSVGARALARLPAWLDEGRTRAMERLVRLSRIPAVKVVQDSTHVAYAAGTWPIIMILLPNSSFRDQVLRQLWGAGLGVSLPFAHALPDYPCYAEQVPHAGPDELPNARSFAARVIAISNSPWLSNTDFERICATIENTV; encoded by the coding sequence ATGGGACGTGAAGTCCCACCCACAGCGGGACTGCCACTGGAGATAGCGGATCTGTGGCCCAGACGTGGGCAGGATTTTTCCAGCGCCCTCTCTTCATTCCTGGGTCTGCCAGAGATGCAACTGGAATGCTCTGGCACGGCAGCACTGGTCATCGCGCTGACGACCTTGGCCAGGCACTCACCAGACCGAACCGAGGTGATCGTCCCTGCCTATACCTGCCCCTTGGTGGCACTGGCGGTAGCCCACAGCGGTCTGCAACTCCGGCTTTGCGATCTGTCTCCTGATAGTCTGGATCTGGACCCAACTCATCTCCAGCGACTTTGCAGCTCCAAGACACTGGCAGTTCTTCCTACCCATCTGGGCGGGCGGGTGGTCGGTGTAGCTGCCGTGCATGCAGCTGCACGGGCGGTGGGAGCTTGGGTGATTGAAGATGCTGCTCAGGCCTTGGGAGCTCGCATCCACAGCGCCAGCGTGGGCGCGCAAAGCGATATGGTGTTCTTCAGCCTTGCAGTAGGCAAAGGCCTGAGCATTTATGAGGGCGGCGCTTTGAGCGTAGCCGATCCTTCGTTAAGAAAGGAATGCCAGCAGACTGCCAAAACACTCGCACCGTTCAAGCTGGTCTGGGAGCTGCGCCGGTCTTTTGAACTGCTGGCCTACTCCCTTGTTTATCGCCCGACCATGCTACCTTGGGTCTACGGTGCTCCCTTGCGAAAAGCCCTGGCACAAGGTGACCCAATCACTGCAGCGGGCGATGACTTCTCACCTTCCATCCCCCTGCACAGGGTAGGCCGCTGGCGCAACAGTGTGGGAGCCCGAGCCTTGGCGCGGCTACCTGCATGGCTTGATGAAGGAAGAACCCGGGCCATGGAGCGCTTGGTGCGGTTGAGCCGCATCCCTGCTGTGAAAGTAGTGCAAGACAGCACCCATGTGGCTTACGCGGCAGGCACATGGCCGATCATCATGATCTTGCTTCCGAACAGCAGTTTCCGAGATCAGGTGCTCCGCCAGCTTTGGGGCGCAGGACTCGGCGTTTCACTGCCTTTTGCCCACGCACTGCCAGACTACCCCTGCTATGCCGAACAGGTACCCCATGCAGGTCCTGACGAGTTACCCAACGCACGCAGCTTTGCTGCCAGGGTCATCGCCATCAGCAATAGCCCTTGGCTGAGCAATACGGACTTCGAGCGCATTTGCGCCACTATTGAAAACACAGTGTGA
- a CDS encoding DMT family transporter codes for MKRFYLLGFFALVAFDTLAQLSFKLAGEHALPLELSAGWLWRVFGQPWIYGAFIGYVGAFFTWMTLLEHAPIGPAFAASHLEVVSVLAFSAWLFGEHIGWPQVLGAVLILAGIACLARSETDQGDETVHAKQYGHGT; via the coding sequence ATGAAGCGCTTTTATCTATTAGGCTTCTTTGCGCTGGTGGCGTTTGACACGTTGGCCCAGCTCAGTTTCAAGCTGGCCGGTGAGCATGCCCTGCCCTTGGAACTGTCTGCTGGCTGGCTGTGGCGTGTGTTCGGACAGCCCTGGATTTACGGTGCCTTCATCGGCTACGTGGGGGCCTTCTTTACTTGGATGACACTGCTGGAACACGCGCCCATCGGTCCTGCGTTTGCAGCCTCGCACCTCGAAGTTGTCTCGGTACTGGCGTTTTCTGCATGGCTTTTCGGAGAACACATTGGCTGGCCCCAGGTCCTGGGTGCCGTGCTGATCCTGGCAGGAATAGCCTGTCTTGCACGCAGTGAGACGGACCAGGGCGACGAAACCGTACACGCCAAACAATATGGCCATGGGACGTGA